The DNA window AGCAGGTGCACGAAGTGCCACCTCTGCTGGCTGTTCTGCCCCGAAGGCGTAGTAAGGAGGGGGAGCAAGGGGGAGGTCTGGGTGGTTTACGAGTTCTGCAAGGGCTGCGGCATATGCGCCGAGGTCTGCACCCCCCGCGCCATCAGTATGGTTAGGGAGGTTTAGTCGATTTGTTCGCGACAGGAAACCATGCGGTTGCATACGGCGTGAAGGCGGCGAGGGCGGAGGTCATAGCCGCCTACCCGATAACACCCCAGACGCAGATAATCGAAAAGCTATCGGAATTCATTGAAAAGGGGGAGATGGGCGCAAAGTTCCTGCGGGTAGAGTCGGAGCACAGCGCAATGGCGGCCTGCATAGGAGCCTCGGCGTGCGGTGCGAGAG is part of the Candidatus Methanosuratincola sp. genome and encodes:
- a CDS encoding 4Fe-4S binding protein, with amino-acid sequence MVDAPLSKATEGAGGLTGMWRIKRPEVDSSRCTKCHLCWLFCPEGVVRRGSKGEVWVVYEFCKGCGICAEVCTPRAISMVREV